CAGACACCTCTCGCACATCAGTTCTGACAGCGGGGTGGACAGAAGCTTTGGAGATCTCTCTTTCTTACAGGCGGGTCACAGTCTGCTCCTCAAGAGCTCTCAAAGCGAGCAGAACCTCTTCCTGGCCTGCGCTCCGCCACCGAAGCCTCCCCGTCTGAACCCGGAGGAGGAACGCCGCAGTCCCGTATGGGAGGACGCACCTGTCGTTCAAAAGCAGAAATGCAGCTCGATGCCACTTCTGGACAGCGAGGAGGTGGAGGAGCAACATTTACACCGAGAGCCAGCAAACAGTCCCGGTCGTGGAAGTCTCAGTTCTGGAAGAGATTCCATGCAAACAAACTCGGAGGAATCACAG
This is a stretch of genomic DNA from Misgurnus anguillicaudatus chromosome 7, ASM2758022v2, whole genome shotgun sequence. It encodes these proteins:
- the LOC129418040 gene encoding cdc42 effector protein 3, with the protein product MIKMPLRTSLHRKPESGKWTRRWSKRKEVLSVNMISLPLGDFRHLSHISSDSGVDRSFGDLSFLQAGHSLLLKSSQSEQNLFLACAPPPKPPRLNPEEERRSPVWEDAPVVQKQKCSSMPLLDSEEVEEQHLHREPANSPGRGSLSSGRDSMQTNSEESQPDETDTGFTFNLDLGPSILDAVLEVMDDLHH